In one Halorubrum sp. CBA1229 genomic region, the following are encoded:
- a CDS encoding haloacid dehalogenase type II, which yields MSEIAAETLREETEVLAFDLWDTLLDREATLVPALRALLDDHGSDYDPEILLRRYLAMHFRDSMIDSLIPGPHTPFKEISRRALAYRLEQIGLDVPDEAVRAVIRQWKTLQPYPDVDAALDRLSEEYELVGLSNGDPDMLDAVRPNFETELDGVVSVADAGAYKPHPASYELTCEAFDVAPHEVAFVTAHTFDLVGAKAVGMRGAFLNRHGNPYGGWIHRPDLTVADTEALADALVSRGTDGE from the coding sequence ATGTCCGAAATCGCCGCCGAGACGCTCCGCGAGGAGACGGAGGTGCTCGCGTTCGACCTGTGGGACACGCTGCTCGACCGAGAGGCGACTCTGGTCCCCGCGCTACGGGCCCTGCTCGACGACCACGGGAGCGACTACGACCCCGAGATACTGCTCCGGCGGTACCTCGCCATGCACTTCCGGGACTCGATGATCGACTCGCTGATACCGGGCCCCCACACGCCTTTTAAAGAGATCAGCCGGCGCGCCCTCGCGTACCGGCTCGAACAGATCGGCCTCGACGTTCCGGACGAGGCGGTCCGCGCCGTCATCCGGCAGTGGAAGACCCTTCAGCCGTACCCGGACGTCGACGCGGCGCTGGATCGACTGAGCGAGGAGTACGAGCTGGTCGGCCTCTCGAACGGCGACCCCGACATGCTCGACGCGGTCCGCCCCAACTTCGAGACCGAACTGGACGGCGTGGTGTCGGTCGCCGACGCGGGCGCGTACAAGCCCCACCCGGCGTCGTACGAGCTGACCTGCGAGGCGTTCGACGTCGCGCCCCACGAGGTCGCGTTCGTGACCGCGCACACGTTCGACCTCGTCGGCGCGAAGGCGGTCGGCATGCGCGGCGCGTTCCTCAACAGACACGGGAACCCGTACGGCGGGTGGATCCACCGGCCGGACCTCACCGTCGCCGACACCGAGGCGCTGGCCGACGCGCTCGTTTCCCGCGGAACCGACGGGGAGTAG
- a CDS encoding LysE family translocator, which translates to MTGAALAVDPSTYALFVLAAATLIVTPGPDTLFVLSRGIEDRRDGLRAALGVTTGILFHTALVAVGVAAVYRTVPGAERVVQLVGGLFLLYLGVDALRSAGGDRSSPAGGGVREGFLVNALNPQVALFFLAFLPGFAAGSAGGGAGGTSIAVLGATYAALTACYLGVVAVVADGAADALRSERTGRWLDRVAGGILLLIGAWVLTG; encoded by the coding sequence ATGACCGGCGCGGCGCTCGCCGTCGACCCCTCGACGTACGCCCTGTTCGTGCTGGCGGCGGCGACGCTGATCGTGACGCCGGGCCCCGACACGCTGTTCGTGCTCTCCCGCGGGATCGAGGACCGGAGGGACGGCCTCCGCGCCGCGCTCGGCGTCACGACGGGAATCCTGTTCCACACCGCGCTCGTCGCGGTCGGCGTCGCGGCGGTCTATCGAACTGTGCCGGGCGCCGAACGAGTCGTCCAACTCGTCGGCGGGCTCTTCCTCCTCTACCTCGGCGTCGACGCCCTGCGGTCGGCCGGGGGCGACCGGTCGTCGCCGGCGGGGGGCGGCGTGCGCGAGGGGTTCCTCGTCAACGCCCTCAACCCGCAGGTCGCGCTGTTCTTCCTCGCGTTCCTCCCCGGGTTCGCGGCAGGGAGCGCCGGCGGAGGCGCCGGCGGCACGTCGATCGCGGTCCTCGGCGCCACCTACGCCGCGCTCACGGCCTGCTACCTCGGCGTCGTGGCGGTCGTCGCCGACGGGGCCGCCGACGCGCTCCGGTCCGAGCGGACCGGCCGCTGGCTGGACCGGGTCGCCGGCGGGATCCTGCTCCTGATCGGCGCGTGGGTGCTGACCGGGTGA
- a CDS encoding DUF6293 family protein — translation MQTHIVPVGFDYDRMIAPLIRDQFDVDRVILLEGTVGSEANVEYSRNIARKLEQDFQNLLGAETVREQLTDVYDYDAAFERAFDLINAELDRDERRGADAGGEAGGEDRGDPDDDEAEREVWVNLCSMPRPVSFAFATAAHSIMVERQDDRDRIHTYYTAPEKYLETELAEELRANRDLLRELVESDALAGGGSGDDDGDGDGSVVDPDRVADRLETTTDLLAEFDERGTTIGAKRIGDSHVIELPVASFQNVKPFEELVLFTLGEHGEFASVSELAETLAADLNEEYTDSFRSKVIYNVDRLGPGGKGYIEQEEHGKSYRTTLSRIGQLWVRAHADEDRELAR, via the coding sequence ATGCAGACGCACATCGTGCCGGTCGGCTTCGACTACGACCGCATGATCGCCCCGCTCATCCGGGACCAGTTCGACGTCGACCGGGTGATCCTCTTGGAGGGGACGGTCGGCAGCGAGGCCAACGTCGAGTACTCGCGGAACATCGCTCGGAAGCTCGAACAGGACTTCCAGAACCTGCTCGGCGCCGAGACCGTTCGCGAGCAGCTCACCGACGTGTACGACTACGACGCCGCCTTCGAGCGCGCCTTCGACCTCATCAACGCGGAGCTCGACCGGGACGAACGTCGGGGGGCCGATGCGGGAGGCGAAGCGGGAGGCGAGGATCGCGGCGACCCGGACGACGACGAGGCGGAGCGCGAGGTGTGGGTGAACCTCTGTTCGATGCCGCGCCCGGTCTCGTTCGCGTTCGCGACCGCCGCCCACTCGATCATGGTGGAGCGGCAGGACGACCGCGACCGCATTCACACCTACTACACCGCCCCCGAGAAGTACCTCGAGACCGAGCTCGCCGAGGAGCTCCGGGCCAACCGCGACCTCCTGCGCGAGCTGGTCGAGAGCGACGCGCTCGCGGGCGGGGGCTCGGGAGACGATGACGGCGATGGCGACGGAAGCGTCGTCGACCCCGACCGCGTCGCCGACCGCCTCGAGACGACCACCGACCTGCTCGCGGAGTTCGACGAGCGCGGCACCACCATCGGCGCGAAGCGCATCGGCGACAGCCACGTGATCGAGCTGCCCGTCGCCTCCTTCCAGAACGTCAAGCCGTTCGAGGAGCTCGTCTTATTCACGCTGGGCGAGCACGGCGAGTTCGCCTCCGTCTCCGAGCTCGCGGAGACGCTCGCGGCCGACCTCAACGAGGAGTACACCGACTCGTTCCGCTCGAAGGTGATCTACAACGTCGACCGGCTCGGCCCCGGCGGGAAAGGGTACATCGAGCAGGAGGAACACGGGAAGTCCTACCGGACGACGCTCTCGCGAATCGGCCAGCTGTGGGTCCGAGCGCACGCCGACGAGGACCGGGAACTGGCGCGATAA
- the cofH gene encoding 7,8-didemethyl-8-hydroxy-5-deazariboflavin synthase subunit CofH: protein MTSARDPDADAADADALDRGDFDFAEPATDQSFENALAKARDGVRLTVDDATELLATGTDAAGIDPVRKEAVLEAADRRRREEVGDEVTFVANLNNNVTTACNTGCLFCNFKDSAHAFEADSDADHAGFTKTPAESRRVVDDALDMGIYEVCSVSGLHPALALNEEHHEILAGYDDAASAVNYKPPERYATDPGTYVDQLEAMSVGGVHLHSMTPEEAYHAARGTDWEYETVYRELAAAGLDSAPGTAAEILVDEVRDVICPGKIRTDDWVAAMEGATAAGLDVTSTMMYGHVETVAHRAEHLKVIRDLQDRTGGITEFVPLSFIHQNTPLYRHGVVDSGPSRDEDELVVAVARLFLDNVDHVQASWVKSGDAHGLKLLNCGADDFMGTILSEEITKRAGGEYGEYRSFDDYVEMITAIGRTPVERSTDYRTRRRIDPDNGPHGPRLGPRADGSPMLPDRSPNGSGPDGESAGADD, encoded by the coding sequence ATGACTTCGGCGCGGGATCCCGACGCTGACGCCGCCGACGCGGACGCGCTCGACCGGGGCGACTTCGACTTCGCCGAGCCCGCCACCGACCAGTCGTTCGAGAACGCGCTGGCGAAGGCCCGCGACGGCGTCCGATTGACGGTCGACGACGCGACGGAACTCCTCGCGACCGGCACGGACGCGGCGGGGATCGACCCGGTCCGGAAGGAGGCCGTCCTCGAGGCGGCCGACCGCCGGCGCCGCGAGGAGGTCGGCGACGAGGTGACGTTCGTCGCCAACCTCAACAACAACGTCACGACCGCCTGCAACACGGGCTGCCTGTTCTGCAACTTCAAGGACTCGGCGCACGCGTTCGAGGCCGACAGCGACGCCGACCACGCCGGATTCACGAAGACTCCCGCGGAGTCCCGACGCGTCGTCGACGACGCCCTCGACATGGGGATCTACGAGGTGTGCTCGGTGTCGGGGCTCCACCCCGCGCTCGCGCTGAACGAGGAGCACCACGAGATCCTCGCCGGCTACGACGACGCCGCGAGCGCGGTGAACTACAAGCCGCCCGAGCGGTACGCCACCGACCCGGGCACCTACGTCGACCAGCTCGAGGCGATGTCCGTCGGCGGGGTCCACCTGCACTCGATGACCCCGGAGGAGGCGTACCACGCCGCCCGCGGCACCGACTGGGAGTACGAGACCGTCTACCGCGAGCTGGCGGCCGCGGGACTCGACTCCGCGCCCGGCACCGCCGCGGAGATCCTCGTCGACGAGGTCCGCGACGTGATCTGCCCGGGGAAGATCCGCACCGACGACTGGGTCGCGGCGATGGAGGGCGCGACCGCCGCCGGCCTCGACGTCACCTCGACGATGATGTACGGCCACGTCGAGACGGTCGCGCACCGCGCGGAGCACCTGAAGGTGATCCGCGACCTCCAGGACCGGACCGGCGGAATCACGGAGTTCGTCCCGCTCTCCTTTATCCACCAGAACACGCCCCTCTACCGCCACGGCGTCGTCGACTCCGGTCCCTCGCGCGACGAGGACGAGCTCGTGGTGGCGGTCGCGCGCCTCTTCTTAGACAACGTCGACCACGTGCAGGCCTCGTGGGTGAAGTCGGGCGACGCCCACGGCCTGAAGCTGCTCAACTGCGGCGCCGACGACTTCATGGGCACCATCCTCTCGGAGGAGATCACGAAGCGCGCCGGCGGCGAGTACGGCGAGTACCGGTCGTTCGACGACTACGTCGAGATGATTACGGCGATCGGCCGCACCCCGGTCGAGCGCTCCACCGACTACCGCACCCGCCGCCGGATCGACCCCGACAACGGCCCACACGGCCCGCGGCTCGGACCCCGGGCCGACGGCTCGCCCATGCTCCCGGACCGGTCGCCGAACGGCTCCGGCCCGGACGGCGAGTCGGCCGGCGCCGACGACTGA
- a CDS encoding DUF2250 domain-containing protein, with protein MPASDAPPAGSERDAPAEEGDGDPDGPGPSLTRTDERVLAYLADAGTDYPAFVASNTGLYLDHVESRLDALDAAGLAERVTGEAVYRITDAGRDALREDRAAWSD; from the coding sequence ATGCCAGCGTCAGACGCACCGCCCGCCGGCTCGGAGAGGGACGCGCCGGCCGAGGAGGGCGACGGCGACCCGGACGGCCCGGGCCCCTCGCTCACACGGACCGACGAGCGGGTGCTCGCGTACCTCGCCGACGCCGGGACCGACTATCCCGCGTTCGTCGCGAGCAACACGGGGCTGTACCTCGACCACGTCGAGTCGCGGCTGGACGCGCTCGACGCGGCGGGGCTCGCGGAGCGGGTCACCGGCGAGGCGGTGTACCGGATCACCGACGCCGGCCGCGACGCGCTCCGAGAGGACCGGGCGGCGTGGTCCGACTGA
- the hmgA gene encoding hydroxymethylglutaryl-CoA reductase (NADPH) — MTDATPASLAERVRDGEIRFHELEDHADADTAAAARRRLVSETADADVDVLGEYAFDAADAHGSNIENMIGAVQVPLGVAGPISVDGGAFAGDRYLPLATTEGALVASINRGCSVVNDAGGATARVTKSGMTRAPVFRVTDVAEAEALVAWVRDSEDALREAAESTTSHGELLDVTPYVVGNNVFLRFRYDTKDAMGMNMATIATREACDAIEAETDASLVALSGNLCSDKKPAAINAVEGRGRSVSADVEIPREVVEERLHTTPEAIAEINTRKNLVGSAKAGGLGFNAHVANAVAAMFLATGQDEAQVVEGANAITTAEATPDGDLYCSVSLASLEVGTVGGGTKLPTQAAGLDVLGVRGGGDPAGSNGDALAEAIAVGALAGELSLLAALGSRHLSSAHADLGR, encoded by the coding sequence ATGACCGACGCCACCCCCGCGTCGCTCGCGGAGCGCGTCCGCGACGGCGAGATCCGGTTCCACGAGCTCGAAGATCACGCCGACGCCGACACCGCCGCGGCGGCCCGCCGACGCCTCGTGAGCGAGACCGCGGACGCCGACGTCGACGTCCTCGGCGAGTACGCGTTCGACGCCGCCGACGCGCACGGGTCGAACATCGAGAACATGATCGGCGCCGTGCAGGTGCCGCTCGGCGTCGCCGGCCCGATCTCGGTCGACGGCGGCGCGTTCGCCGGCGATCGGTACCTCCCGCTGGCGACCACGGAGGGCGCGCTGGTCGCCTCGATCAACCGCGGCTGCTCCGTGGTGAACGACGCCGGCGGGGCGACCGCGCGGGTGACGAAGAGCGGGATGACCCGCGCGCCGGTGTTTCGGGTCACCGACGTCGCCGAGGCGGAGGCGCTCGTCGCGTGGGTCCGCGACAGCGAGGACGCGCTGCGCGAGGCCGCGGAGTCGACGACGAGTCACGGCGAGCTGCTCGACGTGACGCCGTACGTCGTCGGCAACAACGTCTTCCTGCGGTTCCGCTACGACACGAAGGACGCGATGGGGATGAACATGGCCACCATCGCGACGCGGGAGGCCTGCGACGCCATCGAGGCGGAGACGGACGCCTCGCTCGTGGCGCTCTCCGGGAACCTCTGCTCCGACAAGAAGCCCGCCGCGATCAACGCGGTCGAGGGGCGCGGCCGCTCCGTGAGCGCCGACGTCGAGATCCCGCGCGAGGTCGTCGAGGAGCGGCTCCACACGACCCCCGAGGCGATCGCCGAGATCAACACCCGGAAGAACCTCGTCGGCTCGGCGAAGGCGGGCGGCCTCGGCTTCAACGCCCACGTCGCCAACGCGGTCGCCGCGATGTTCCTCGCGACCGGGCAGGACGAGGCGCAGGTCGTCGAGGGCGCGAACGCGATCACGACCGCGGAGGCGACGCCCGACGGCGACCTTTACTGCTCCGTGTCGCTGGCGAGCCTCGAAGTCGGGACCGTCGGCGGCGGGACGAAGCTCCCGACGCAGGCCGCCGGGCTCGACGTGCTCGGCGTCCGCGGCGGCGGCGACCCCGCCGGCAGCAACGGCGACGCGCTCGCGGAGGCGATCGCGGTCGGCGCGCTCGCGGGCGAGCTCTCGCTGCTCGCCGCGCTCGGCTCTCGACACCTCTCCTCGGCGCACGCGGACCTCGGACGGTAG
- a CDS encoding N-acetyltransferase, producing the protein MSVNVEKRTDPPGESDHAAAAWELKERIQAEEGVLRQRRGFFTDAYRRSTTHLLVENDALVAFASVRRDGYILFLAVHPDHRGRGHAERLIADVAGEYRSVTCHARTTNERALGFYEHLGFEVVRRIDNYYEDGGDAYYLKLGGESLRERLSGIVGR; encoded by the coding sequence GTGAGCGTCAACGTGGAGAAACGGACGGATCCGCCCGGAGAGTCCGACCACGCCGCGGCGGCGTGGGAACTCAAGGAGCGGATTCAGGCCGAGGAGGGCGTCCTCCGACAGCGCCGCGGCTTCTTCACCGACGCCTACCGCCGCTCCACGACGCACCTGCTCGTCGAGAACGACGCGCTCGTCGCGTTCGCCTCGGTCCGCCGCGACGGGTACATCCTCTTCCTCGCCGTCCACCCCGACCACCGGGGACGCGGCCACGCGGAGCGGCTCATCGCCGACGTCGCCGGCGAGTACCGGTCCGTCACCTGTCACGCCCGAACGACGAACGAGCGGGCGCTGGGCTTCTACGAGCACCTCGGCTTCGAGGTCGTCCGGCGGATCGACAACTACTACGAGGACGGCGGCGACGCCTACTACCTCAAGCTCGGCGGCGAGTCGCTCCGCGAGCGGCTCTCCGGTATCGTCGGGCGGTAG
- a CDS encoding DUF502 domain-containing protein, translating into MAAESPPDRGRLRRALLTGVAVIVPSVITLAVLGFAFNAVYNYLDAFSTAIVPLLPESTLPVGREVAIEVATPLVFVGSILLIGAAVESTRYGELAVDYADYAIEQVPGVGSVYQGFRQMSDAMLESDGGNFQEVVLVEFPTEDVYTLAFVTSETPDAVARPADGGEMRTLFMPMAPNPVMGGHVLFVPERRIVDVGLSVEEGIRALVTSGVALERAAAETDGVSPTQVRDAGPDGRIGSYHSPTSDAGKRSGAEKRSAAEDRPDDDRTGRPGHANRGGERIAPDDESSGERNADDTDPGGRP; encoded by the coding sequence ATGGCCGCCGAGTCGCCGCCGGACAGAGGGCGTCTCAGACGCGCGCTCCTAACCGGCGTCGCCGTTATCGTCCCGTCCGTCATCACCCTCGCGGTGCTGGGGTTCGCGTTCAACGCCGTTTACAACTACCTCGACGCATTCTCCACGGCGATCGTCCCGCTGTTGCCGGAGTCGACGCTCCCGGTCGGGCGCGAGGTCGCCATCGAGGTCGCGACGCCGCTCGTGTTCGTCGGGTCGATCCTCCTCATCGGTGCCGCCGTCGAGTCGACGCGGTACGGCGAGCTCGCGGTCGACTACGCCGACTACGCGATCGAGCAGGTCCCGGGCGTCGGCTCCGTCTACCAGGGGTTCCGGCAGATGAGCGACGCCATGCTGGAGTCGGACGGCGGGAACTTCCAGGAGGTTGTTCTGGTCGAGTTCCCGACAGAGGACGTCTACACCCTCGCGTTCGTCACGAGCGAGACGCCGGACGCGGTCGCCCGCCCCGCCGACGGCGGCGAGATGCGGACGCTGTTCATGCCGATGGCGCCGAACCCGGTGATGGGCGGGCACGTCCTGTTCGTCCCCGAGCGCCGGATCGTCGACGTCGGCCTGAGCGTCGAGGAGGGGATCCGGGCGCTGGTGACGAGCGGCGTCGCGCTCGAACGCGCCGCGGCCGAGACCGACGGCGTGTCGCCGACGCAGGTCCGCGACGCCGGCCCCGACGGACGGATCGGCTCGTACCACTCCCCGACGTCGGACGCCGGGAAGCGCTCAGGCGCCGAGAAGCGCTCGGCCGCCGAGGATCGCCCGGACGACGACCGCACCGGCCGCCCCGGCCACGCCAACCGAGGCGGTGAGCGGATCGCGCCGGACGACGAGTCGAGCGGCGAGCGGAACGCGGACGACACGGATCCGGGTGGCAGGCCGTGA
- a CDS encoding archease: protein MSFELRDHTADVAVEATAPTLAALFESVADGLTAASCETVPESGDRFGLTVTAEGREALLFDYLDRLIYERDVRLVLPADHRCAVSGPEDPPIDGDGGPDDSEAWTVEATARGVPLDDVAAREIKAVTYSEMSLDRRDDGWYAYVVFDV from the coding sequence GTGAGCTTCGAGCTCCGCGACCACACCGCCGACGTGGCGGTCGAGGCGACCGCGCCGACCCTCGCTGCGCTGTTCGAGTCGGTCGCCGACGGGCTCACCGCCGCGAGCTGCGAGACCGTCCCGGAGAGCGGCGACCGGTTCGGGCTCACCGTGACCGCCGAGGGCCGCGAGGCGCTGCTGTTCGACTACCTCGACCGGCTGATCTACGAGCGCGACGTGCGGCTCGTCCTCCCCGCCGACCACCGGTGCGCGGTCTCCGGCCCGGAGGACCCGCCGATCGACGGAGACGGAGGGCCGGACGACTCCGAGGCGTGGACCGTCGAGGCGACGGCCCGAGGTGTCCCCCTCGACGACGTGGCGGCCCGCGAGATCAAGGCCGTCACCTACTCCGAGATGTCCCTCGACCGGCGCGACGACGGGTGGTACGCGTACGTCGTCTTCGACGTGTGA